Part of the Nitrosophilus alvini genome, ATAGGCGGTGCTGACGGCCCTACGTCTATATTTATAGCCTCAAAGCTCGCACCGGATATGCTTGGTGCTATTGCTGTTGCCGCCTACTCATATATGGCGCTTGTTCCAATCATTCAGCCACCGATAATGAGGGCACTTACAACAAAAGAGGAACGAAGTATAAAAATGGAACAGTTAAGAACAGTTCCAAAACTAGAAAAGATACTGTTTCCTATTACTGTTCTTTTGTTAACTATTTTGATAGTTCCCGAAGCTTCACCGTTGATAGGTGCATTGACATTTGGAAACTTTGTTAGAGAGTCAGGAGTTGTAGAAAGACTTTCAGATACATTACAGAATGCACTTATCAATATCGCTACAATTTTCCTGGGTCTTGCTGTTGGTGCTAAGCTTGCGGCAGAGAAGTTCTTGGTATCTGAAACTCTAGGTATTTTGTTGCTCGGCCTTGTTGCCTTTTCCATTGGAACTGCGGCAGGCGTTTTAATGGCAAAAGTTATGAATAGGTTCAGTAAACACAAAGTGAACCCGCTTATAGGAGCGGCTGGAGTATCGGCTGTGCCTATGGCTGCAAGGGTTGCCAATAAAGAAGGGATGAAAGAGAATCCAAGCAATGTTCTTTTGATGCATGCAATGGGACCGAATGTGGCAGGGGTTATAGGATCTGCTGTAGCAGCAGGTGTGCTTTTGTCACTGTTTTAAATAGGGGGGTTACCCCTATTCCCAATCATCAGTTAAATTTTTATATTTATCTTTGGAGTAGCTCTTTTTTCTTTTCAGTTTTCTTAATCTGTTTGCTTCATACAATATTTCGTTTTTTATCTCTTCAATACTTTTTTCACTTCCAGGAATATTAGCGATTTTTTCTGCGAACTGTTCCAATTCACTGAGATATTCACTGCTGAGTATCACTTTGTCTATCTCTTCAAGATTTTTGAAAATTTTATCTATAAAATCGGCGAAACTCTTTTTAGTTATATCTTTTTGTCCCAGGTAATTTACACTTTTGTTAACGAATCTTTCAAGCTCTCTGATATATTTTATCCGTTTATATTTTTCATGTTTTTTTTCTGTTTTCAAAGTCAACCTTTCTGCTGCTTTATGTATATTGTAGCAAATACAAATGTACTTGCAGATGCAACCGAAGGATACTTATATCGCAGTAAAATATCTATCGTCTCTCTTAGTTCTTTGATCTCTTCCGGAGAGAGGATATGTTCTTTTTGATTGTATTTTGTAAACTTTTTCAAAATATCTTCCACGTTTTTCTCTTCAGATACGGAGCCCTTTAAAATTTTAACTATCTTCATAACACTTGGATCAGGTTTTTCGATGCCAGAGAGTTTTTTGATATATTTGGCAGCGTTGGCATAGGCATCTATCAAAATATTGGAGTAGTTTGATTCCTGAGCTGACAGCAGCAAGGCAAACAGAAAAACAGTGAGAACTTTTTTCATGTTTCGCTCCTAAGTGTCTTAAGCGCATCTTTTAATATTATCAAAAAATCTGGATTGATTAGAATATTGTTGTGTGTAGTATCATGAATAACTTTGTCGAAGACCAGATTTTTGATATTTTTTTTAAGATTTTCTATATGAATATCTGGTATAACTTCGTCGTTGTGTGCTTCGATAACAGCAATAGGTTCGTCTATATTTTGCACATATTTACATGTTTCAAATGGGTGTTTGAGTATCAATGATACCGGCAGATAGGGATATTTCTCTTTTGCCATTGCAAGAATCGAATCAAAAGGTGTGATAAGCAGCACCCCTTTTGATTTGCGTCTGCTTGCGAGGTAGGCTGCAACAGATGATCCCAGACTTCTTCCGACAATATAGACTTCTTTATTTTTGGCAAAGTTGTCATAGATTTCCAAAGCGTCTTTGAAAATAGCCTTTTGGCTCGGTTTTCCGGTGGAGTTTGCATACCCTCTGTAGTTGAAAACCAAAAAATTGAAATCTTTGATATTTTGAGCAATATCCAAAAACATCAGTGCATTATTGGCATTGCCTCCAAAATAGAGTACCAGGGGATTTGTTTCCCTGTTTTTTAAAAAAGCCCCTTCCAAAGTGATCCCGTCAGAAGTTTTATAGTATATTTTTTTTGCATTTTTAGGTAATTTTATCTCTTTGGGAGCTAGTTCCGGATGAAATATTTTTCTGTCTTGAGTGAGATAGAGTCTTAAAACCAATAGAAGATAAAGCAGTACAAGAAACAATATAGTTTGTATAATCATGAGAGCCTGTTTTTATAATCTTCGTATGAAAATTCTCTTACTATTTTAAACTCTCCCTCTTTTGTCAAAAGTGCAATTGAGGGAAGTCTGATACCGTTGAACGTGGTATTTTTTACAAAAGTGTAGTGTATCATATCTTCAAATATAAGTTTTTGTCCCGTTTCTAACGGAGTATCAAAGGAGTAATCGCCTATGATGTCTCCGGCAAGACAGCTGTTTCCTCCCAGTCTGTAAGTATATCTTTTTTCTCCGGGTTTTCCTGCGTATCGGACTTCAGGACGGTAAGGCATAGCCAGGACATCTGGCATATGCGCTTCAGCCGAAGTATCGAGTATGGCTATATCCATACCGTTGTAAACTATATCCACAACTGTCGCGATCAGAGGGCCGGTTTTCCATCCAACGGCTTCTCCAGGTTCGAGATAAACTTCAACGCCGTATCTGTTTTTGAAATCTTTTATTATAGATATGAGTTTTTCTACTTCGTAGTCTTCTCTGGTTATGTGGTGTCCGCCACCGAAGTTTATCCATTTGCATCTTGGTATGAATTTGCCGAATTTTTCTTCAAAAGCTTTCAAGACAGCCTCCAGAGCATCTGCACTCTCTTCACAAAGGGCATGAAAATGCATACCCTCTACACCATCTAATTCACTCTCTTTAAATTCGCTTCTAACAATTCCCAAACGGCTATATGCACCGCAGGGATTATATAGATCAACAGGAGCTGCGGAATATTCAGGATTGACTCTAACTCCTACAGAGATATTGGGATTTATTTTTTTGACAATATTTTTATATCTTTTCAGTTGGTTTAAGGAGTTGAAAACGATATGATTACTGATAGAGGCTATCTCTTCTATCTCGTCATCTTTGAAAGCCGGAGAGTATGTATGTACCTCTTTTCCTATCTCCTCATACGCCAGTTTTGCTTCCCAAAGGCCGCTTGCACATGCACCGTCGAGATACTCTTTAACTAGATGAAAAGTGCTCCACATGGCAAAGCCTTTGAGAGCCAGAAGAATCTTCGCGCCGCTTTTTTCTTTTACATAACGCAAAAGCTTTAGATTCTCTTCCAAAAGATGCTCTTCACACGCATAGCAGGGTGTAGGAATTTGGTCCAAAACTGTCTCTATTTTGCTGATTCTCTCTATTTTCAAAAAGCTCCTTTGTTCGTGATTCGTGATTGGTGATTGGCACTCACACTCACACCCACACTAACACTCACACCCACAGTAACACTAACACTCTCTCGTCTCATCCGGATCCATCTCGATAACTTCCCATGGAAGTCCCTGTTTCATCAGTTCTTCCATAAAAGGGTCCGGGTCGAACTGTTCCATGTTCCAGACACCCGGTTTGTGCCATCTCTTTTCAAGCATCAGTTTTGCTCCTATCATCGCCGGAACACCGGTAGTGTAGCTTATACACTGGCTATAAACCTCTTCGTAAGCTTTTTCATGCTGACATATGTTGTATATGTATATTTTTCTTCTCTTTCCCTCTTTTATACCTTCGCATACCACACCAATGTTGGTTTTTCCTTTTGTTCTAGGGCCGAGGCTAGCAGGATCAGGAAGCAGAG contains:
- a CDS encoding sodium ion-translocating decarboxylase subunit beta; the protein is MAKVLIKTLTVFLLFFSLALNAAETKEVQKEEYESKSFTQILTNFYKTTGIHAFIYGEEKEAHGKKGDDFVHTWGRIIMIGVSLVLFYLAIAKGFEPLLLIPIGFGGLLANIPIADIAGPHGFLGVLYNAGIANELFPLIIFMGVGAMTDFGPLLANPKVALLGGAAQFGIFGTLVGALALSQYTGIFDFSLKEAAAISIIGGADGPTSIFIASKLAPDMLGAIAVAAYSYMALVPIIQPPIMRALTTKEERSIKMEQLRTVPKLEKILFPITVLLLTILIVPEASPLIGALTFGNFVRESGVVERLSDTLQNALINIATIFLGLAVGAKLAAEKFLVSETLGILLLGLVAFSIGTAAGVLMAKVMNRFSKHKVNPLIGAAGVSAVPMAARVANKEGMKENPSNVLLMHAMGPNVAGVIGSAVAAGVLLSLF
- a CDS encoding alpha/beta hydrolase, with amino-acid sequence MIIQTILFLVLLYLLLVLRLYLTQDRKIFHPELAPKEIKLPKNAKKIYYKTSDGITLEGAFLKNRETNPLVLYFGGNANNALMFLDIAQNIKDFNFLVFNYRGYANSTGKPSQKAIFKDALEIYDNFAKNKEVYIVGRSLGSSVAAYLASRRKSKGVLLITPFDSILAMAKEKYPYLPVSLILKHPFETCKYVQNIDEPIAVIEAHNDEVIPDIHIENLKKNIKNLVFDKVIHDTTHNNILINPDFLIILKDALKTLRSET
- the nspC gene encoding carboxynorspermidine decarboxylase, which encodes MERISKIETVLDQIPTPCYACEEHLLEENLKLLRYVKEKSGAKILLALKGFAMWSTFHLVKEYLDGACASGLWEAKLAYEEIGKEVHTYSPAFKDDEIEEIASISNHIVFNSLNQLKRYKNIVKKINPNISVGVRVNPEYSAAPVDLYNPCGAYSRLGIVRSEFKESELDGVEGMHFHALCEESADALEAVLKAFEEKFGKFIPRCKWINFGGGHHITREDYEVEKLISIIKDFKNRYGVEVYLEPGEAVGWKTGPLIATVVDIVYNGMDIAILDTSAEAHMPDVLAMPYRPEVRYAGKPGEKRYTYRLGGNSCLAGDIIGDYSFDTPLETGQKLIFEDMIHYTFVKNTTFNGIRLPSIALLTKEGEFKIVREFSYEDYKNRLS